The genomic segment AACTCTGTTGCAAGTTACATCAGTCGTCTATAGTTTTGGTGAACTTACACTGTGCACAAAAAGACTGTTATTATacaaataatttattaatattgcaAATCATGGTATTAATTAAAAAATGAGTTCACAAGAAGTTAAGAATTAATAGTTACTAATTAATACTTAATTAATAGCAACTAttaagctatggcctaatggttagagaaacagctttcgggaccaaaaggttgctggatcgattctctggaccagcaggaatggctgaagtgcccttgagtaaggtacctaaccccccactgctccccaggctgctctgggtgtgttgtacgtcgctctggataacagcgtctgctaaatgcctgtaatgtaatgtaataatctCTAGTCATGTGCACGCATCAGTATTTTCTGATATGCTGAGGATTAGTGCATGTAGGCCTATTAATTCATTATTATGAAAGTATTAAGCATCAGCATGCTTGTAATAAAGTGCACCATTGGACATATTTCAGAAAGGTGTATCAAATGTGTTCAAGGACATCCGTGTTGCTAAAAGGTCGATCTTACCTCCATTTGGTTCGTCGGTTCTGGAACCACGTTTTGACCTGAGCGTCGGTCATTTTCAGAGTCTTGGCAAGAGCCGCGCGCTCAGCACTGGCCAAATACTTCTGCCGGTGAAAGCGCTTCTCGAGCTCGCAGATCTGCACGCGTGAGAATGACGTGCGTGGCTTCTTCCGCTTGGGAGGTGTGCGGTTCTGGTACGGATGACCAATGCGCCGAGTTATGGGCAGCGCTAGCAGAGCTGTGAAGAAACACACAGAGTCAAGGGGAAGTAGATGCGCGCGACAGTGGGTGGTAATGGGGGGGTGCTGGAATGaataagtaaaaataaataaataaacacagcactgtacaaaagtcttgggcgcatgcaaagaaatgctgtagagccttCAAAAGTAATGCAATTTAATGTTTCTCCATCAAAATACTATTAAGAGCAGTAAACAACTAATAAtgcatgaaacaaagtcaatatttggtaaaACAACCCTTTGCTTCAAATTTTTTATCTCAGGTACAATTTGTACAGTGTTATGTTGCAACagtttcttatttttgcagcaaaaccaagCAGCCTTCAtaatggttattattattatttttaaattatatatatatatatatatatatatatatatatatatatatatatatatatatatatatatatatgcaatatgctgctttctttactgacattcaAACAagtttctgtaacatttcattttgtcctGGAAAAACTAATGCCTGGGAATCTAAACTCTTTTTGTACTGActggataatgtagaaatcataaagtaaaaatccataacaaagtttgtactaaagaAATAAGAAATAGGGTGCCTGAGACATTTTCACAATGCTGTAAGAACAGTCTGTTATCCATTTTAACTTGTTTATACATATCAGTACTAAAACCTAGTTCTACATGAAGTTCAGCACTGAGGTACACTGGAGTTACATGAAACTTAAACTGATCATTTAAGATCCACAAAGCAAGTAATAACACTGATCTGCCATGAAACATGAAAACCAGACAAATCATTCTTCTGTTTTAGATTTAAGATTTAGGATGATTTCGATATTCATTTTTGCATCATAAGGTATTTCAGACGCCCATTCATCAGCCTATGTAAGTGCAGTTCAAATGCATTAAAGATGCTCTCAGTGGCCTCGAACAATCTGTCTTGTGGGAAGTGAACAAAGCATGCCTCGCTCTTTACAGTGGGAATAACAAACCATGCAGAGACATTAATGACAAGGTggcaagacttttaataataataataataataataataataataataataataataataaagacgtAGATGAAAATGGCAACTTGAAATTTACAGGGTGATGAAAAAACCTCAGTTCACATGCACCGACGTTTAGATGTTTTACGGCACTTGAGGCTTCGTTTTTATAGCCACCATTCATTATACAATGCCAGAGAAACCTGAGGGCTTTCGATTCCCACTGGACATCTGATCACGTGATAAATTCAGAAGTGTGGGAGTTTGCTGGGAACACACAGAGGGCATAAAACTCAATCTTTGTTTTTTACAAGTCAGAGATTAGACTATACTGTATTTACATACTGTatgatatatactgtatataagacCATACGAGTCGTTATACTATTATACTATTCGGTTTCTTTTCTGCGCCTTGCTGTTGGATCCTGACACTGACCAGTACAGTGGCACCAAACTGGCGCACCATCCACAGCTTCCCTCAGGTTTAACATTTGGGATATCTGCAGGACCTTTCCAGATTCTAGGGACATCCTGTGTAACCATGAGGATAGTGAATATTTTAATAATCAGATCATTGAGGTCGCGCACAGCATGATGATGGTGTGTCTGATCACGACTCTAATCGGTCTTGCCGTGATGACAATCAGAACCACCTGCTGGACCAACACTCCAAGGATAACACTGGAGGGTCTCGGTGCTTTTCTCATCTTTTGTTCCGAGGTTCTGGTAATCATCCCTATGGCCTGGTACAACCACATCCTGGTGGAGATCAATGCTCCGGATGGGATACTGCATCATCATGGGCTACATCTGAGATTCTTGACAGATCTGTGATATTAATTTGGATGTTGTGGGGGAGGAAATCGCAGAGAGACCCGAGATAAGTGTTGAACCAAGGGATAAGTCACTGCACCAAGCACCAGTGACCCGGAGCTGCACGCACAGCGTCCCGTCGCACACTGAGGAATAAGACATCAACCAAACAAAGTATCACTGACCCTGTAGGAGTAATCTTCAGCTTAGTTGGATTTAGGCCTGTTTACAGTTATTGGCTAATAGACAGTACATACAGCCATAATCCCATATAGAGTAAGATAACAGATATGAGAACTGAAAATATTTTAGACATTTCACAAAATGTAAATGTTTTGTATATTGTGCTTAATTTTtcataaagatttttttctttaaatagcCCACAGTATAAACACTTCTGAAATCAAATTCAGTGTCTTTTGAGTTGCTTAAAAGTCTTGCATCAGTTTGCATTATATTTGGACTTTCTGGAGGCATCCTTAGATGAGTGAAGTGTCTACCTTTAAggcagagaacacacacacacacacacacacacacacacacacacacacacacacacacacacacacacacgaagggaAATAAGAAAGACCACATGGGTTCCTCAGTCAGGTAAAGCCACGTGATGCTCTCCAGCAACTTAAGCaagactctttctttctttctttctttctttctttctttctttctttctttctttctttctttctttctttctattattATTCCTACTTTGTCCTCCAAAATAATACACGCAGGCATTTTCTTGGAAATGACTGACATGTGATCTACATCTGTGATCAGGTTTCATCATTTTTAATTCACAATAAGCTTttttggttatcctcataattcTGACACTACTATGTCTCATTTGTATTGAAATTCATCAGTCCTCTTTTCTTATGATGAACAGTTAGTTTGGACAATTTTGGGAAATATGGATATTATCTTTTACTTTCAAATTTGGCATCACACACTCTGAGAAATAAAGGCACCGTTTCTATAGATCACTCACACAGTATCTTCAAGTAGGATATGCATCTTTCACcaggaaatgtgaaaataaaaataataataataataataataataataataataataagttaagggATATAATTTGACCTTCAGGGTCATCCTGAAAGCCATTTTAAAGGTACGCCACATGCAAAAAAAGGTACACAATAAAGGACTTTTATTTCTAGCAGTGCAGATGGACAACACCATCTAGACTCACCCATCACATAAAGATTGACTGGATAGCTCTACAAATAGACACAAAGTAGGGTTCATATGATTTGCTAGAGACTATATTCCTTCAAACATTGACAATACCATTATGAGAAATATTTTTTAAACGTTACTCTTGTCAAAAGCTCAAATTATTTTCTTTAACCTGAAACCAGAATCATCTTTTTGATGGCTATTTTCTTTCTGTAATGAACAAGTAAATAATGGCACATAATAAAAACAATTACAAAAACCTCAAAAAAAATGCACattcacactctttctctattcTAGTCCACTCCACAATCCAGCTTTCACGTGTCTATAGACAGGAGGCCGTATTCATAACTCCACAATGCTTTAACTGGACTCACTTCAAAGGCTTGTTGCCTTGATGTACGATTCATAAATGAATTACTCTTAAATGATTCATTAGCACCATTTGTGGTAAAACACAATAATCAAATCTGCATAGTTTGATTTATTTAAATGGGCTTTTCAAAATAATCAAATCAGTAAAGCGAGTCTTATAAATATTATCACATTCCAAATGCACAGATTTCCAGAAGGATATGCCGCTTAAAAAATGTAAAACATTTAAAGGTTCTGTGTCACTCTGGGGGAACGCTTATGCTAAAAGTTCTATGTAGAACCCTAGAACAAAGTGTTTCTCTATCAGAAAGAGTTCAAAATAGAACCATATAAGAAGCTTAAAAACCCTTAAAGAACCTTTAAAGAACCCTTCCCTGAATATGGGTGTGTACTTGTGTAGTACAAAattatagatgtgtgtgtgtgtgtgtgtgtgtgtgtgtgtgtgtgtgtgtgtgtgtgtgtgtgtgtgtgtaatatatctaTAAACCTGTCAGGAAATTTAAATTTAGCTAAACTGTCAATGTacttttgtttattattattattattattagaaaaacccTAATGTTCCTTCAGGGGTTCTTTAATGGTTTATGGAATAATAAGACTTCTTCGCTTCAGGATGAAGGAACAGAGAAACACTGCTGTAGGgctcaaaataaaaacaataaggtTTTCCCCAGAGGAAGAACCTTAATAATTCTAGAGTTTCTAGGAATGTATGAGAGTTTTATTTCCTAGGTGAGTTTATCCAGCTTACTTTgatagctttttttttaaatgaattttaACGTATGACAATGGAAATGAAAAAATGGATATCCCTCGAACATTTTAATCCAGCGAATTGATTTAATAGAAAGCTGAATCAATTTACCATAACGGCATTCCCAGATTActgcatttaataataataataataataataataataataataataataataaattatacaTAAGAGTCAATTATTTTTTAAACCTCCATTTTATTCACGTTTTCAGTGTTATTTCTATTTACCTATCATGAAATTAAATAAATTACAaaccatataataataataataataataataataataataataataataataaattatacaGCATATATAAAAGCCAATAATTATTTAAACCTCCATTTTATTCACGTTTTCAGTGTTATTTCCATCTACCTATCATGAAATAAAAATGcattacaaacaacaacaacaacaacaacataataataataataataataataataataataataataataataataatcgtgtGATGATGGTTgtattatttgatttttttttggtaaataattattTATACTTTTGTCTGAACGTTCTCTCATTTTTTCGTCCACGTTTATTTCCACTGAAATAGGCTGAGGCAGATTATGTTAATTGCCTTTAGCATCCTTTGTTTGCTTTTATTAATTCAATATTTAAATTCTATTCCATTCTTGAAtattaataaaacaaaacacatttGCACTGAATAAGGACAagcgacacacgcacacacacacacacacacacacacacacacacacacacctgtgcacTTTAAAGACAGATGCGCTATTTCATGGAGCCCTGGCTGCAAGTTTCCCTTTACCTGGCAGTCTGTCTTTGGTGAATCTGCGGTGATTATCCACCCAGGGGAAGCAAAGCGGCCCGAAGCCCGGAGCTGCGCTCACCACAGGCGGCGCTATGGCGGCTCCAAGCGGTCTGTGCGCCGGGACCCGGATCACTCCGCGGTGTCCCAGAGTCCTGTTCGGCACGAACTCGCTCGGGTCCTCCAAAGACCCAGGAAAAGCAGAGAGCGGGGCGACCAGGGCGgtgaaggtggtggtggtggtggtcccGCTGTCCGTGCTGCTCTCAGAACCCTGCTGTCGCTCAGAGGAACCGAGGATCCGGTCTATACCGAAACGGATGGGCTCATGGCTCGGTTTAGATGATTGCTCCGGTCTCGGACTTTGGGCGCTTTCCATATTCCCCGTCAGCAACCCGGGCTGGGGTTGAGGAAATCAAACCAAATCACGCAAAACGCAACGGAACGGAACTGAGATCAATTTCAGAGTCTGTCTGTCCATTTTCTTCTCTCTTGTGGTTTTCTTTCGGTTCTGTTCCTTAAATTCCGACATATTCCGTCACATCTGTATTAAACCCTCCTCGGCTGGGCTTAGTCCTCTCAAACTGTCGCATTTTCCTCTCGCATTCGGGCAAAGTCACTAACTAGTGCTTTCATTGGTCGAATCCGTCAAACCCTCGCGCCTCTATTGGTTATCATCAGCTGACAAAAACAGATTAATGTCCCAGCAGAGCTGAGCGCGAAGATAGTGTCCTATACCGACCATCAAGAGTCTCCTATCTGTATACATTTACAGTATCTTCTTATTTATTGTCATATTTGGCGCATTTTTGCACATTTATCACACAGAGAGCGAATTAATCTGACATTTCGGTCTATTGGAACTGTCTCACAAAAACATACCATTAATTAGGCTAACTTTTCATTTTCCAGATTTTTCCAGACAATCTGTTTTTACTAGAGCACTGGGAGGAATATACAGTCCTAGTGCACAGTTTAAATTTGGAAAACGAGTCCTTTAGAGAAATAATGCATTATGCCTTTATCGAATCTCATGTAGAAACTGAAGTAACTATTAAACCTGATCCTTGTGTAGCTTCATGTAGCTACTCAAACAATCAATTCATGTCATGTCATATTTGACAAATATCTTTGACAGATGCTCGATTATTCTGTGCACACATTGAAACAGTCCATTTCAGCACATCATGACCAGGGAAGGCTACATGTGCGGGCCACTGGTCAACAGGAGGGCATTTTAGAACCCTCTAAAATGCAAACAACATTTTACTATAATTTTCTGCAGGCTTGGTGTTTGGTCTTAGGCCCAATTTCCTCAtagaaggagaaggaggaggacatGCACCACTCATTTAGACAGAATGCATGAAATCTTCTATTTAGTCCACTCTAGATTATTTTTTCATGGGATCTTAGCTTCTAAAAAGGGTTGTTCCTATAAAGTGCAGAACACTTTCTAGGGAAACACAGTGTTATAGAGCTGACTTTAAAAATATTCTTAGCTTAGGGTTCTGTGTAGGAACCTTAAGGGTTCCCCCAGAGGGACAACAGAAGAATCCTTAAGAGAATCGTAAAGATTTAAGGGCATCCTTAATTCAAGTTCATTCAGCTTGCTATAGACCAAACTAACTTTCAAGTAACGTGTGGCAAAAGTATTAAATAACATTACAAGTTCCACAAGCAAAATACTAATGCTTAAACTTTAAAAATAGGTTAGTTTTGTGAAtacaaatactactactactactaataacaataatattaataaaaataataaataaagtgCTTTAGCTTATTCCATGTTCATTCTTTTCATTTGTTCCTCCCTTTTTATTTTGGCATATTGTGATGACATAAAATTTTCATGGGTGTAAATGTCTACTGACCAATTGGAATTTAGAGTTAAGTCCCTTTCTGATT from the Neoarius graeffei isolate fNeoGra1 chromosome 2, fNeoGra1.pri, whole genome shotgun sequence genome contains:
- the LOC132874247 gene encoding T-cell leukemia homeobox protein 3, which translates into the protein MESAQSPRPEQSSKPSHEPIRFGIDRILGSSERQQGSESSTDSGTTTTTTFTALVAPLSAFPGSLEDPSEFVPNRTLGHRGVIRVPAHRPLGAAIAPPVVSAAPGFGPLCFPWVDNHRRFTKDRLPALLALPITRRIGHPYQNRTPPKRKKPRTSFSRVQICELEKRFHRQKYLASAERAALAKTLKMTDAQVKTWFQNRRTKWRRQTAEEREAERQQANRMLLQLQADALQKSISESVPVDPLCVHNSSLYALQNLQPWAQDKAGKIATTTSLA